In Listeria swaminathanii, a single window of DNA contains:
- a CDS encoding ribonucleoside-diphosphate reductase subunit alpha encodes MKWGLQMTTYIVKDGGNRKLPFDKSRLDGYLEKIHEEFPKLDLEDYKRKVFNFVEKKEDYAADELVDYLIREAEARTDIHIPEWEHFAARLYLNKLYKKASKNRFYNDDDKYGSYVGLQESLGERGIYSGNILKNYSKEDLIAAGKLIDPEKDKLFTYNGLYLLATRYLATDSERNVYELPQERWLTIALYLMQNEPKEKRMKLVEEAYWALSNLYMTVATPTLANAGKVGGQLSSCFIDTVDDSLQGIYDSNTDVARVSKHGGGVGAYLGYVRSTGAAIRGVKGASGGVIPWIKQLNNTAVSVDQLGQRKGAIAVYLDVFHKDIESFLDLRLNNGDQRLRAHDVFTAVCIPDIFMEAVERRGEWYLFDPHEVKAKKGWYLQDFYDETKGEGTFREKYDELVADETISKKIVKAIDIMKRVMVSQLETGNPFMFYRDEVNRMNPNKHEGMVYSSNLCTEIMQNMSPTKMIQEIISGDQIVITKQAGDFVVCNLSSVNLGRAVVAEEEGTLERLIEVEVRMLDNVIDLNELPVPQATITNQKYRSIGLGTFGWHHLLALKNIAWDSEEAEKYADELYEQINYLAIRASNKLAQEKGAYKVFKGSDWNTGEYFARRNYNSAEWQELAKEVAEKGLRNAYLVAVAPNMSTAQIAGSTASIDPIYSAFYYEEKKDYRRPVIAPDLNLSTYPYYEKGAYKVDQFASVRQNGRRQRHVDQSLSFNFYVPSGIKASKLLELHMTAWNEGLKTTYYVRSNDIDVEECEWCSS; translated from the coding sequence ATGAAATGGGGATTGCAAATGACAACTTACATAGTAAAAGACGGGGGAAACAGAAAGCTACCTTTTGACAAAAGCCGATTGGATGGATATTTAGAGAAAATCCATGAAGAATTTCCGAAACTTGATTTAGAAGATTACAAACGTAAGGTTTTTAATTTTGTAGAGAAGAAGGAAGATTACGCGGCTGACGAATTAGTCGATTATTTAATTAGGGAAGCAGAAGCTCGTACAGATATTCACATTCCTGAATGGGAACATTTCGCGGCACGCCTTTATTTAAATAAATTATATAAAAAAGCGAGTAAAAATCGTTTTTATAATGACGATGATAAATATGGTTCGTACGTGGGACTTCAAGAAAGTTTAGGCGAACGTGGTATTTACTCCGGAAATATCTTAAAAAATTATTCTAAAGAAGATTTAATTGCAGCAGGGAAATTAATTGACCCTGAAAAAGATAAATTATTTACTTATAACGGTTTGTATTTACTTGCGACTCGTTATTTAGCAACTGACTCTGAACGTAATGTGTATGAGTTGCCACAAGAACGTTGGTTAACTATCGCACTTTATTTAATGCAAAATGAACCAAAAGAAAAACGTATGAAATTAGTAGAAGAAGCTTACTGGGCTTTAAGTAATCTATATATGACTGTTGCAACTCCAACGCTCGCAAATGCTGGAAAAGTTGGCGGACAGTTATCTAGTTGTTTCATTGATACAGTAGATGATAGCTTGCAAGGTATTTATGACAGCAATACAGACGTTGCTAGAGTTTCTAAGCACGGTGGTGGTGTTGGTGCATATCTTGGTTATGTTCGTTCAACAGGAGCTGCTATCCGCGGCGTAAAAGGTGCAAGTGGCGGCGTTATTCCTTGGATCAAACAATTAAACAATACAGCAGTGAGCGTGGACCAATTAGGCCAACGTAAAGGTGCGATTGCTGTTTATCTAGACGTTTTCCATAAAGATATCGAATCTTTCCTTGATTTACGTTTAAACAATGGTGACCAACGTCTACGCGCACATGATGTATTTACTGCCGTTTGTATTCCTGATATTTTCATGGAAGCTGTAGAACGTCGTGGCGAGTGGTATTTATTCGATCCACATGAAGTAAAAGCGAAAAAAGGCTGGTACTTACAAGATTTCTACGATGAAACAAAAGGTGAAGGTACTTTCCGCGAAAAATATGACGAATTAGTAGCTGACGAAACAATCAGCAAAAAAATCGTTAAAGCAATTGATATTATGAAACGTGTGATGGTAAGTCAACTTGAAACAGGTAACCCATTCATGTTCTACCGCGATGAAGTAAACAGAATGAACCCTAACAAACACGAAGGCATGGTTTATTCTAGTAACTTATGTACAGAAATTATGCAAAATATGAGCCCAACAAAAATGATTCAAGAAATTATTTCTGGTGATCAAATCGTTATTACAAAACAAGCGGGAGATTTTGTTGTATGTAACTTATCTTCTGTTAACTTAGGCCGTGCAGTTGTGGCGGAAGAAGAAGGCACGTTAGAACGTTTAATCGAAGTCGAGGTACGTATGCTTGATAACGTTATCGACTTAAACGAACTACCAGTACCACAAGCAACGATTACAAACCAAAAATACCGTTCTATCGGACTTGGAACATTCGGTTGGCATCACCTGCTTGCTCTTAAAAATATCGCTTGGGACTCAGAAGAAGCTGAGAAATATGCCGATGAATTATATGAACAAATCAACTATTTAGCAATTCGAGCTAGTAACAAACTAGCTCAAGAAAAAGGTGCTTACAAAGTCTTCAAAGGAAGCGATTGGAACACTGGAGAATATTTCGCACGTCGTAACTATAATTCAGCTGAATGGCAAGAATTAGCGAAAGAAGTAGCAGAAAAAGGCTTACGTAATGCGTACCTTGTAGCTGTAGCGCCAAATATGAGTACGGCACAAATTGCTGGCTCCACTGCTTCCATCGACCCAATTTACAGTGCGTTCTACTATGAAGAGAAAAAAGATTACCGCCGTCCAGTAATCGCACCAGACTTAAACTTAAGCACATATCCATACTACGAAAAAGGTGCTTACAAAGTAGACCAATTCGCAAGTGTTCGTCAAAATGGTCGCCGTCAACGTCACGTGGATCAATCGCTAAGCTTTAACTTCTACGTACCAAGTGGCATCAAAGCAAGTAAATTACTTGAACTACACATGACTGCTTGGAATGAAGGATTAAAAACAACTTACTATGTCCGTTCAAACGATATCGACGTAGAAGAGTGCGAATGGTGCTCAAGCTGA
- a CDS encoding YxeA family protein yields MFTKKRGLMLLAAILLTVCAIWEYAMPTDAAVKSYYLKVEATGKPVQKNQFKGFKYNAKVYDDKGKQKQLTFYSEKELTKNDQFKVLIGENKMVVNYKKIKNVPDTMKYLAEQ; encoded by the coding sequence ATGTTCACTAAAAAAAGAGGTTTAATGTTATTAGCTGCCATTCTTCTAACTGTTTGTGCGATTTGGGAATATGCGATGCCAACCGATGCCGCAGTAAAATCCTACTACCTTAAAGTAGAAGCTACTGGAAAACCTGTTCAAAAAAATCAATTCAAAGGTTTCAAATATAATGCAAAAGTATATGATGATAAAGGAAAACAAAAACAACTTACTTTTTACTCAGAAAAAGAGTTAACAAAAAACGACCAATTTAAAGTACTCATCGGTGAAAATAAAATGGTCGTTAATTATAAAAAAATCAAAAACGTTCCAGATACAATGAAATATTTAGCAGAACAATAA
- a CDS encoding alkyl/aryl-sulfatase, with the protein MTKKVLPKEASTFTKKVNNQVKEALPFENTKDFDDARKGFIGTWDHVKVDTEDGHAVWDLEDYKFIEGEAPDSVNPSLWRIAQLNMTNGLFKVTDRVYQVRGFDMSNTTIMEGDTGLVITDTLMSVETARAALELYFEHRPKKPIKAIIYTHSHADHYGGVAGLISKEDVASGKVALIGPEGFMEAAVSENIFAGNAMIRRAEYMYGSRLSRGELGQVDAGLGKTASKGHMSLLAPNDTITFDHEKRVVDGIEVEFLMAPNTEAPSEHMMYFPQFKLLNIAEDAVHNLHNILTLRGAQIRDAYEWWKDIDKAIRAFGDKYEVCIGQHHWPTWGNEEINDMLIHQRDAYKYMHDQTLHFINKGLTAIEVAEAVKFPPALEEKWYLRGYYGTLNHDVKAIYQFYLGWYDGNPADLYPLPPEDVAKKYVEFMGGVDEVVKKARVSYEAGEYRWVAEVVKHAVFADGENGEARALLADALEQLGYQSESGPWRNVFLAGADELRNSVPEEVISGVTLDIVEGMPFNLILDYMGIRLNGERSIDKRISMNWKLTDVDENYHLLVNNSVLIYRDSEADDKADLTLTTTRDTFNHIFGGVKSFEEAFADKSVKLEGDAKKFAEFASLLDEFNPVFNIVTP; encoded by the coding sequence ATGACAAAAAAAGTCTTACCAAAAGAAGCATCAACGTTTACAAAGAAAGTGAATAACCAAGTGAAAGAAGCGTTACCTTTTGAGAATACGAAAGATTTTGATGATGCAAGGAAAGGCTTTATTGGGACATGGGATCATGTAAAAGTGGATACAGAAGACGGTCACGCTGTTTGGGACCTAGAGGATTACAAGTTTATCGAAGGGGAAGCACCTGATTCTGTTAATCCAAGTTTATGGCGTATCGCTCAGCTTAATATGACGAATGGCTTATTCAAAGTAACAGACCGAGTTTATCAAGTACGCGGTTTTGATATGTCGAATACGACTATTATGGAAGGCGACACTGGCCTAGTCATTACAGATACATTGATGTCAGTTGAAACAGCTCGTGCAGCACTTGAATTATATTTTGAGCATCGTCCGAAAAAACCAATTAAGGCGATTATTTATACGCATTCCCATGCAGATCATTACGGTGGTGTTGCTGGACTTATTAGTAAAGAAGATGTGGCCTCTGGAAAAGTGGCGCTCATTGGACCAGAAGGATTTATGGAAGCGGCGGTTAGTGAAAATATTTTCGCCGGAAACGCAATGATTCGCCGTGCGGAGTATATGTACGGTAGTCGTTTATCACGCGGAGAATTAGGTCAAGTAGATGCTGGTCTTGGGAAAACGGCTTCTAAAGGGCATATGTCTTTATTAGCTCCAAATGATACAATTACGTTTGACCATGAAAAACGTGTTGTTGACGGGATTGAAGTAGAATTTTTAATGGCACCAAATACAGAAGCTCCGTCTGAACATATGATGTATTTCCCGCAATTTAAACTTCTTAATATCGCGGAAGATGCCGTGCATAACTTGCATAATATTTTAACGCTACGTGGCGCACAAATTCGTGATGCTTACGAGTGGTGGAAAGATATTGATAAAGCGATTCGCGCATTTGGCGACAAATATGAAGTGTGTATCGGCCAACATCACTGGCCAACATGGGGAAATGAAGAAATCAATGATATGCTGATCCACCAACGTGATGCGTATAAATACATGCATGACCAAACGCTTCATTTTATTAATAAAGGATTAACGGCGATTGAAGTAGCAGAAGCTGTGAAATTCCCTCCTGCACTGGAAGAAAAATGGTATTTGCGTGGTTATTACGGTACGCTTAACCATGATGTTAAAGCAATTTATCAATTTTATCTTGGGTGGTATGACGGTAATCCGGCCGATCTTTATCCACTACCTCCAGAAGATGTCGCGAAAAAATATGTGGAATTCATGGGCGGCGTTGATGAAGTAGTGAAAAAAGCGCGCGTATCTTATGAAGCGGGTGAGTATCGCTGGGTGGCAGAAGTAGTCAAACACGCGGTCTTCGCAGACGGAGAAAATGGTGAAGCGAGAGCACTACTTGCTGACGCGCTGGAACAACTTGGCTATCAATCTGAGTCTGGACCATGGCGTAATGTTTTCTTAGCTGGCGCGGATGAACTAAGAAATTCTGTACCAGAGGAAGTTATTTCTGGTGTTACACTTGATATCGTTGAGGGTATGCCATTTAACTTGATTTTAGATTATATGGGTATTCGTTTAAATGGTGAACGTTCGATTGATAAACGGATTTCAATGAATTGGAAGCTGACAGATGTGGATGAAAATTATCACTTGCTTGTAAACAATTCGGTATTGATTTATCGTGATAGTGAGGCAGACGACAAAGCGGACTTAACGTTAACAACAACTCGCGATACCTTTAATCATATTTTCGGTGGGGTGAAAAGTTTTGAAGAAGCCTTCGCTGACAAATCCGTAAAACTAGAAGGCGATGCGAAGAAATTTGCTGAGTTTGCTTCGTTGCTAGATGAGTTTAACCCAGTCTTCAACATTGTTACACCTTAA
- a CDS encoding CsbD family protein, producing MSEDKGMKDKAKGLKDKVVGDAKDKFGKATDDKGKQVEGKAQKAKGEVEDKAGDAKKKLSE from the coding sequence ATGAGCGAAGATAAAGGTATGAAAGACAAAGCAAAAGGACTGAAAGACAAAGTAGTAGGTGACGCAAAAGACAAGTTCGGTAAAGCGACAGATGATAAAGGCAAACAAGTAGAAGGCAAAGCACAAAAAGCAAAAGGCGAAGTAGAAGATAAAGCCGGAGACGCTAAAAAGAAATTATCCGAATAA
- a CDS encoding Gfo/Idh/MocA family protein: MKKYQLVIVGYGGMGSYHVTLASAATNLEVHGVFDILEEKRAAAAQKGLKIYESFEAVLADEQVDAVLIATPNDSHKELAITALEAGKHVVCEKPVTMTSEDLLAIMDVAKKVNKHFMVHQNRRWDEDFLVIKEMFEQKTIGDMFHLESRVHGANGIPGDWRHLKAHGGGMVLDWGVHLLDQLLFLVDSNVKSVSANLSYALGDEVDDGFVTFITFENGITAQIEVGTTNFIKLPRWYVKGTEGTGIIHDWDLSGEIVKPTALAKTSEPTPIKAGQGLTKTMAPPSEEATNTLPLPAPAKLATSFYNNFVDVLNNDSEPIVQNEQVYQVLKLIEAIFEAAETNRTIHSI; encoded by the coding sequence ATGAAAAAATATCAATTAGTCATTGTTGGTTACGGCGGAATGGGAAGTTATCATGTCACACTTGCATCGGCTGCTACCAATTTAGAAGTGCATGGTGTATTCGACATTCTAGAAGAAAAACGTGCAGCGGCCGCTCAAAAAGGCTTGAAAATCTACGAAAGTTTTGAAGCAGTTTTAGCTGACGAACAAGTAGATGCTGTCCTTATCGCAACGCCAAATGATAGCCATAAAGAACTAGCGATTACAGCGCTCGAAGCAGGGAAACATGTCGTTTGCGAAAAACCAGTTACGATGACAAGCGAAGATTTATTAGCGATTATGGACGTGGCGAAAAAAGTAAATAAACATTTTATGGTCCATCAAAATAGACGTTGGGATGAAGATTTTCTCGTTATTAAAGAAATGTTCGAACAAAAAACAATTGGCGATATGTTCCACCTAGAATCGCGCGTTCACGGAGCAAATGGTATTCCAGGAGATTGGCGCCATTTGAAAGCGCACGGTGGTGGAATGGTGCTCGATTGGGGTGTCCATTTGCTTGATCAATTGTTATTCTTAGTCGACAGCAACGTGAAGTCCGTATCGGCTAATTTAAGTTACGCGCTCGGGGATGAGGTCGATGATGGATTTGTAACGTTCATTACCTTTGAAAATGGCATCACAGCCCAAATCGAAGTAGGCACAACCAATTTTATCAAATTACCTCGTTGGTATGTCAAAGGAACTGAAGGAACCGGCATTATCCATGACTGGGATTTGAGCGGCGAAATCGTCAAACCGACCGCACTTGCTAAAACGTCAGAACCGACACCTATTAAAGCTGGCCAAGGACTAACCAAAACAATGGCGCCACCAAGCGAAGAGGCAACTAATACCTTACCACTTCCAGCACCAGCTAAATTAGCTACTTCTTTCTATAATAATTTCGTGGATGTTTTAAATAACGATAGTGAACCCATCGTTCAAAACGAACAAGTTTACCAAGTTTTAAAATTGATTGAAGCCATATTTGAAGCGGCTGAGACAAATCGAACCATCCATTCTATTTAA
- a CDS encoding sugar phosphate isomerase/epimerase family protein produces MKLGVFTPLFANLPLEEMLDKVKAAGLDAVEIGTGGNPGNHHCPTDELLESAAAREAYLEKFTSRGLTISAFSCHDNPISPNKAEAAASDEILRKSIKLASLMNVPVVNTFSGTAGDSDDAKAPNWPVIPWPTVYSDIKTWQWETKLIPYWKEIGELAAASDVKIGIELHGGFLCHTPYTILKLREETNDSIGVNLDPSHLWWQGIDPVGAIKILGKAGAIHHFHAKDTYLDQDNINMYGLTDMQPYGDVQTRSWTFRSVGCGHSLTEWSDIMSALRTYGYDYVVSIEHEDPLMSIDEGFDRAVTNLQSILIKDKPLDMWWA; encoded by the coding sequence ATGAAATTAGGCGTATTTACACCATTATTTGCTAATTTACCATTAGAAGAAATGTTAGATAAAGTCAAAGCTGCAGGACTTGACGCAGTAGAAATTGGGACGGGCGGAAATCCGGGAAATCATCACTGTCCAACAGATGAACTTTTGGAAAGCGCAGCAGCACGTGAAGCTTATTTGGAAAAATTTACGAGTCGCGGATTAACTATTAGCGCATTTAGTTGTCATGATAATCCGATTTCTCCAAATAAAGCAGAAGCGGCGGCATCCGATGAAATTTTGCGAAAATCAATTAAACTAGCTTCCTTAATGAACGTTCCGGTTGTTAACACATTTTCCGGGACTGCTGGTGATAGCGACGATGCCAAGGCGCCGAACTGGCCGGTTATTCCGTGGCCGACCGTTTATAGCGATATTAAAACGTGGCAATGGGAAACAAAGCTTATTCCTTACTGGAAAGAAATCGGCGAACTTGCAGCAGCTTCCGACGTTAAAATTGGTATCGAATTACACGGCGGTTTCTTATGCCACACACCTTATACCATTTTAAAATTGCGCGAAGAAACAAATGACTCTATCGGTGTTAATTTAGACCCAAGTCATTTATGGTGGCAAGGAATTGACCCGGTTGGTGCGATTAAAATCTTAGGAAAAGCTGGAGCGATTCATCATTTCCACGCGAAAGATACTTATTTGGATCAAGATAATATTAATATGTACGGTTTAACTGATATGCAACCATATGGCGACGTTCAAACAAGAAGCTGGACATTCCGTTCGGTTGGCTGTGGTCATAGTTTGACAGAATGGTCGGATATTATGAGCGCGCTTAGAACATATGGTTACGATTACGTAGTCAGCATTGAACATGAAGACCCATTAATGTCGATTGATGAAGGTTTCGACCGTGCTGTTACGAACTTACAATCCATTTTAATTAAAGATAAACCACTGGATATGTGGTGGGCTTAA
- a CDS encoding ThuA domain-containing protein — protein sequence MTRVTVWNEFLHEKEDDAVLAIYPDGIHGQIASFLEKAGLDAKTATLEEPEHGLTEEVLANTDVLIWWGHMGHDRVDDKIVDRVQKRVLEGMGLVVLHSGHMSKIFMRLMGTSCDLKWREANERERLWVVDPTHPIAKGIGEFIELDEEEMYGEHFDIPTPDELIFLGWFEGGEVFRSGITYKRGNGRIFYFQPGHESYPTYHHPDIQQVIINGVNWCAESRKNYPAYGNHQPLEKIGRK from the coding sequence ATGACACGCGTGACGGTATGGAATGAATTTTTACATGAAAAAGAAGATGATGCGGTGCTGGCGATTTATCCAGACGGTATTCATGGGCAAATTGCTAGTTTCCTAGAAAAAGCAGGACTTGATGCGAAAACTGCAACTTTAGAAGAACCGGAGCATGGGCTGACGGAAGAAGTTTTAGCGAATACAGATGTTTTGATTTGGTGGGGACACATGGGACATGACCGCGTGGACGATAAAATTGTCGACCGTGTTCAAAAGCGCGTTTTAGAAGGCATGGGGCTTGTCGTACTTCATTCAGGTCATATGTCAAAAATCTTTATGCGTTTAATGGGAACAAGTTGTGATTTGAAATGGCGTGAAGCAAACGAAAGAGAGCGACTTTGGGTAGTTGACCCGACGCACCCAATCGCCAAAGGAATCGGCGAATTTATTGAGCTCGATGAAGAAGAAATGTACGGCGAGCATTTTGATATCCCAACACCAGATGAATTAATTTTCTTAGGTTGGTTCGAAGGCGGCGAAGTGTTCCGCAGCGGGATTACGTATAAAAGAGGAAACGGCCGGATTTTCTACTTCCAACCAGGTCACGAATCCTATCCAACTTACCACCATCCGGACATCCAGCAAGTCATTATTAACGGAGTAAACTGGTGCGCAGAAAGTCGGAAAAATTATCCGGCATACGGAAATCATCAACCACTTGAAAAAATAGGGAGGAAATAA
- a CDS encoding sugar phosphate isomerase/epimerase family protein, whose translation MNAKIALQLWSVQEALEEDFFETLEKVAEMGYDGVEFAGYYGKSATEIKAKLAELGLEVAGSHVSKEQLEADLEAVIAFERELGNNYIICPYADFETKQEWLEFSAELREITKAVQQAGMQFGYHNHAHELEKLNGEIILDALLENVPEMVAELDTYWIEHAGIGVIPFIEKYRNRVPLVHIKDKSKTNKESTIIGEGILDIPGYAKTALDCGAKWLVIEQEAFEEAPLTSVAKGYTYVANLLEGK comes from the coding sequence ATGAATGCAAAAATAGCTTTGCAATTATGGAGTGTACAGGAAGCTTTGGAAGAGGATTTCTTTGAAACGCTGGAAAAAGTGGCTGAAATGGGTTATGACGGTGTAGAATTCGCTGGTTATTATGGGAAATCTGCTACTGAAATTAAAGCGAAATTAGCGGAACTTGGGCTAGAAGTAGCAGGTTCGCATGTTAGTAAAGAGCAACTAGAAGCCGATTTGGAAGCGGTAATTGCTTTTGAGCGCGAATTGGGTAATAATTATATCATTTGCCCTTATGCAGATTTTGAAACGAAACAAGAATGGCTTGAATTTAGCGCGGAACTTCGCGAGATTACGAAAGCCGTGCAACAAGCTGGAATGCAATTTGGCTATCATAATCATGCCCATGAGTTAGAAAAATTGAATGGTGAGATTATTTTAGATGCTTTGCTTGAAAATGTACCGGAGATGGTTGCCGAATTAGATACGTATTGGATAGAGCATGCCGGCATTGGTGTTATCCCTTTTATCGAAAAATATCGTAATCGGGTGCCGCTTGTCCATATTAAAGATAAATCGAAAACGAACAAAGAAAGCACGATTATCGGCGAGGGGATTCTCGATATTCCAGGTTACGCAAAAACGGCGCTCGACTGTGGGGCAAAATGGTTAGTTATCGAGCAAGAAGCATTTGAAGAAGCCCCACTAACTAGTGTTGCCAAAGGTTATACGTATGTAGCAAATTTATTGGAGGGGAAATAA
- a CDS encoding Gfo/Idh/MocA family protein has protein sequence MTLKVGIIGCGGIANGKHMPSLLKAEKAEMVAFCDIVLEKAEAAAKEFGGENASVYTNYVELLQDKSIDVIHVCTPNISHAEISIAALEAGKHVMCEKPMAKTTEEAKSMIEAAKRTGKKLTIGYQNRFRKDSDYLHQVCENGELGDIYYAKAKAIRRRAVPTWGVFLDEEAQGGGPLIDIGTHALDLTLWMMDNYKPKYVVGNSYHKLAKKENAANAWGSWDPAKFTVEDSAFGFITMENGATIVLEASWALNTLDVGEARTSLSGTEGGADMEDGLRINGEAHSQMFEKKIQLEAGGVDFYDGTGDDPALIEAEQWLDAILNDTDPVVKPEQALVVTQILEAIYESSKTGQPVYFN, from the coding sequence ATGACATTAAAAGTTGGAATTATTGGTTGTGGAGGCATTGCAAACGGGAAGCATATGCCAAGTTTATTAAAAGCTGAAAAAGCAGAAATGGTTGCTTTTTGCGATATTGTTCTAGAAAAAGCTGAAGCGGCAGCAAAAGAATTTGGTGGCGAAAATGCAAGCGTATACACAAACTATGTAGAATTACTCCAAGATAAATCCATCGATGTCATCCATGTTTGTACACCAAATATTTCTCATGCAGAAATTTCTATCGCGGCGCTGGAAGCTGGAAAACACGTTATGTGCGAAAAACCAATGGCTAAAACGACCGAAGAAGCGAAAAGCATGATTGAAGCAGCAAAACGTACAGGTAAAAAACTAACAATTGGTTACCAAAATAGATTCCGCAAAGACTCTGACTATTTACACCAAGTTTGCGAAAATGGTGAACTAGGTGATATTTATTACGCAAAAGCAAAAGCGATTCGTCGTCGTGCAGTACCAACTTGGGGCGTGTTTTTAGATGAAGAAGCACAAGGTGGAGGTCCGCTAATTGATATTGGGACACACGCTCTGGACTTAACGCTTTGGATGATGGACAATTACAAACCAAAATATGTAGTAGGAAACAGCTATCATAAACTTGCGAAGAAAGAAAATGCAGCCAATGCTTGGGGCTCATGGGATCCGGCTAAATTTACTGTGGAAGATTCCGCATTTGGTTTTATTACGATGGAAAACGGTGCGACGATTGTTTTAGAAGCAAGTTGGGCGCTTAATACGCTAGATGTCGGTGAAGCGCGAACTTCTCTTTCTGGAACAGAAGGCGGCGCAGATATGGAAGATGGTTTACGGATTAACGGCGAGGCACACAGCCAAATGTTTGAAAAGAAAATTCAGTTAGAAGCAGGCGGCGTTGATTTTTACGATGGCACGGGTGATGATCCGGCATTAATCGAAGCAGAACAATGGTTAGACGCTATTTTGAATGATACAGATCCAGTTGTAAAACCAGAACAAGCGCTTGTTGTAACGCAAATTTTAGAGGCTATCTATGAGTCGTCTAAAACAGGTCAACCAGTTTATTTTAATTAA
- the gadR gene encoding acid resistance transcriptional regulator GadR, with translation MSEYLEIPELNKAFPFRSFVNEGEVLVYPHWHKEIEIIYALKGSLNLGVNDMPIQLNEGEIQVINGGDVHYFLASPNSERIVIQFDLSLFQEEMQMDGQNRTLREMLTEMAHLSREWPEETVAKMQALIMNIHSESSADNPGKHYILKADLLAVIGLIYREIPQIKTQPDSVISEEAVLKSQETLHKLDQIFSYVEKHYQEPVSLQEVADYTGFSTYYFTKFFKRNTGMTFVTFLNDYRLNKAKWMLLNEAFPVTEVAELAGFSSVKTFHHAFKRAMGVAPLKYRKTIYGNN, from the coding sequence ATGAGTGAATACTTGGAAATTCCAGAATTAAATAAAGCTTTTCCGTTTCGTTCGTTCGTCAATGAAGGCGAGGTACTCGTTTATCCGCATTGGCATAAAGAAATTGAAATTATTTATGCGCTAAAAGGGAGTCTAAATCTTGGCGTGAACGATATGCCAATTCAATTAAACGAAGGCGAAATTCAAGTGATAAATGGCGGCGATGTCCATTACTTTTTAGCATCCCCAAATAGTGAACGTATTGTTATTCAATTTGATTTAAGTTTATTTCAAGAAGAAATGCAAATGGACGGTCAAAATCGAACTTTACGGGAAATGCTGACAGAGATGGCGCATTTAAGCAGGGAATGGCCGGAAGAAACCGTGGCAAAAATGCAAGCGTTAATCATGAATATTCATTCCGAATCAAGCGCGGATAATCCTGGAAAGCATTATATTTTAAAGGCCGATTTGCTGGCGGTTATTGGTTTAATCTACCGGGAAATCCCGCAAATCAAAACGCAACCGGATAGTGTTATTTCGGAAGAAGCAGTCCTCAAATCCCAAGAAACCCTACATAAATTAGATCAAATTTTTTCGTATGTTGAAAAACATTATCAAGAGCCAGTGAGCCTACAAGAAGTGGCGGATTATACTGGATTTAGCACTTACTATTTCACGAAATTTTTCAAACGAAATACTGGTATGACTTTCGTGACTTTTTTAAATGATTATCGGCTAAATAAAGCAAAATGGATGTTGTTAAATGAAGCATTTCCGGTAACCGAAGTGGCTGAGCTGGCCGGATTTAGCAGCGTGAAAACCTTCCATCATGCGTTTAAACGAGCAATGGGTGTGGCACCGCTAAAATATAGAAAGACAATATACGGGAATAATTAA